From one Pseudactinotalea sp. HY158 genomic stretch:
- a CDS encoding penicillin-binding protein: MSSPTRPGGPSGASGPRTLSAFVAFLLFAGLGGLLTAGVVMPAVAAVGQVTEASSRLFDELPADLGNETMSDQSVLLDRNGDVLARFYMWNRIVVPMAEIAPIMGKAVVAVEDRRFFEHGGVDPEGLARAAVNNLSGGDTQGASTLTQQYVKNVLVEHSRIQQDEESYEEATEATMGRKLREAKLAIAVEKSRSKKDILEGYLNIAQFGVGVWGVEAASQYFFGHSAKDLSISEAALLAGVTNSPSTYDPERNPEASQERRDRVLRLMQEQGIITEDERAEATALDVEDMLEVHETSSGCEAAGNSAYFCQYVRDVILDDPVFGETRADRSRLLLQGGLTIKTTIDPAMQKNAYKALTDAIPVDDSSGISNAISTVEPGTGEILAMAQNTKFGKPTKKHPRNTEVNYNTDQNYGGSSGFQVGSTFKAFVLTAWLQAGKSLMDPINGSRGQHFPPSVWTYDGCTNWRPGSVYSPNNVEGTGGRMTVLQATKMSVNTAFVNMASQLNMCDIADTAASMGVHLATGPNEYGDPFNFNPSMVLGSNTIAPLTMAAAFATYAANGTHCTPVAILSVTDRNGEELPVPEADCKEVLDPKVAATVNYALNKVTDAGATGDAARLPNRPVAGKTGTANEDMAAWFVGYVPQASTAVWVGHSEGSIPMMRVTINGQYYHLVYGGKMAAPIWQNYMEPSVKDWKVEKFASPQDKLIYGERVQVPWVLGLSEQDARARLESAGFRVQVGDPGLSDQYPRKGEVAWQSTTGKERPGAQVTIRVSAGPVTQQGGDDKGDDDKGRNRGDNGNNGDQD, from the coding sequence ATGTCTTCTCCGACCCGGCCCGGAGGTCCCTCCGGCGCGAGCGGCCCGCGGACGCTGTCCGCGTTCGTCGCCTTCCTGTTGTTCGCAGGCCTCGGCGGCCTCCTCACGGCCGGTGTCGTCATGCCTGCCGTCGCCGCCGTCGGCCAGGTGACCGAGGCGTCGTCCCGGCTCTTCGACGAACTGCCCGCGGACCTCGGCAACGAGACCATGTCGGACCAGAGCGTGCTGCTCGACCGCAACGGCGACGTGCTCGCCCGGTTCTACATGTGGAACCGCATCGTCGTTCCGATGGCGGAGATCGCGCCGATCATGGGCAAGGCCGTCGTCGCGGTCGAGGACCGCCGCTTCTTCGAGCACGGCGGGGTCGACCCGGAGGGCCTGGCGCGGGCCGCCGTCAACAATCTCTCCGGCGGTGACACCCAGGGCGCCTCGACCCTGACCCAGCAGTACGTGAAGAACGTGCTCGTGGAGCACAGCCGGATCCAGCAGGACGAGGAGTCCTACGAGGAGGCGACCGAGGCCACGATGGGGCGCAAGCTGCGCGAGGCGAAGCTGGCGATCGCGGTGGAGAAGTCCCGATCGAAGAAGGACATCCTCGAGGGCTACCTGAACATCGCCCAGTTCGGCGTCGGCGTCTGGGGCGTCGAGGCCGCCTCCCAGTACTTCTTCGGGCACTCCGCCAAGGATCTGAGCATCAGCGAGGCCGCGCTGCTCGCGGGGGTGACGAACTCCCCCTCGACCTACGACCCCGAGCGCAACCCGGAGGCGTCCCAGGAACGCCGGGACCGGGTGCTGCGCCTCATGCAGGAGCAGGGCATCATCACGGAGGACGAGCGGGCCGAGGCCACCGCGCTCGACGTCGAGGACATGCTCGAGGTGCACGAGACCTCGAGCGGCTGCGAGGCGGCCGGGAACTCGGCCTACTTCTGCCAGTACGTGCGCGACGTCATCCTCGACGACCCGGTCTTCGGCGAGACCCGGGCCGACCGGTCCCGGCTGCTGCTGCAGGGCGGGCTGACGATCAAGACGACGATCGATCCGGCGATGCAGAAGAACGCGTACAAGGCGCTCACCGACGCGATCCCCGTCGACGACAGCTCCGGCATCTCGAACGCGATCTCCACGGTCGAGCCCGGCACGGGCGAGATCCTCGCGATGGCGCAGAACACGAAGTTCGGCAAGCCCACGAAGAAGCACCCGCGCAACACCGAGGTGAACTACAACACCGACCAGAACTACGGCGGCTCGAGCGGCTTCCAGGTCGGTTCGACGTTCAAGGCCTTCGTACTCACCGCCTGGCTCCAGGCCGGCAAGTCGCTCATGGACCCGATCAACGGCTCCCGCGGCCAGCACTTCCCGCCGAGCGTGTGGACCTACGACGGCTGCACCAACTGGCGCCCCGGGAGCGTCTACTCCCCGAACAACGTCGAGGGGACGGGCGGGCGGATGACCGTGCTGCAGGCGACGAAGATGTCGGTCAACACCGCGTTCGTCAACATGGCCAGCCAGCTGAACATGTGCGACATCGCCGATACGGCCGCCTCCATGGGGGTGCACCTGGCGACCGGGCCGAACGAGTACGGCGACCCCTTCAACTTCAACCCGTCGATGGTGCTCGGATCGAACACGATCGCACCGCTGACCATGGCGGCCGCGTTCGCCACGTACGCGGCCAACGGCACCCACTGCACGCCGGTCGCGATCCTCTCGGTGACCGACCGCAACGGCGAGGAGCTGCCCGTGCCGGAGGCCGACTGCAAGGAGGTGCTCGACCCGAAGGTCGCCGCCACGGTCAACTACGCGCTCAACAAGGTGACCGACGCCGGCGCCACCGGGGATGCGGCCAGGCTGCCGAACCGGCCCGTGGCCGGAAAGACCGGAACCGCGAACGAGGACATGGCCGCCTGGTTCGTCGGCTACGTGCCGCAGGCCTCGACCGCCGTGTGGGTCGGCCACTCCGAGGGGTCGATCCCGATGATGCGGGTGACGATCAACGGCCAGTACTACCACCTCGTCTACGGCGGGAAGATGGCCGCGCCGATCTGGCAGAACTACATGGAGCCCTCGGTCAAGGACTGGAAGGTCGAGAAGTTCGCCAGCCCGCAGGACAAGCTCATCTACGGCGAGCGCGTCCAGGTGCCCTGGGTGCTCGGGCTGAGCGAGCAGGACGCCCGGGCCCGGCTCGAGTCCGCCGGCTTCCGCGTGCAGGTCGGCGACCCCGGGCTGAGCGACCAGTACCCCCGCAAGGGTGAGGTGGCGTGGCAGTCGACGACCGGCAAGGAGCGACCGGGCGCCCAGGTGACGATCCGGGTGAGCGCCGGTCCCGTGACCCAGCAGGGCGGCGACGACAAGGGCGACGACGACAAGGGCCGGAACCGGGGCGACAACGGGAACAACGGAGACCAGGACTGA
- a CDS encoding WhiB family transcriptional regulator, with product MDYEDDQSWTARAACASQEPDELFVQGSAQRQAREVCFACPVRLECLVDALDNRIQYGVWGGMTERERRALLRRAPSVESWREALAEWDRDHLTEMILQRWPLPQRRRVHAHTG from the coding sequence ATGGATTACGAAGACGACCAGAGTTGGACGGCCCGTGCGGCGTGCGCGTCACAGGAGCCCGACGAGCTCTTCGTGCAAGGATCCGCGCAGCGCCAGGCGCGTGAGGTGTGTTTCGCCTGTCCGGTCCGACTCGAATGCCTCGTGGACGCACTGGACAACCGGATCCAGTACGGCGTGTGGGGCGGAATGACCGAGCGGGAACGGCGCGCCCTGCTGCGCCGGGCGCCGTCCGTGGAATCGTGGCGCGAGGCGCTCGCGGAATGGGATCGCGACCACCTGACCGAGATGATCCTGCAGCGGTGGCCGCTGCCGCAGCGGCGCCGAGTGCACGCGCACACGGGGTGA
- a CDS encoding DUF4177 domain-containing protein gives MTTWEYATVPLIIHNTKAILDNWGSDGWELVQVVTGPDGNGLVAYLKRPTQ, from the coding sequence ATGACCACTTGGGAATATGCCACCGTGCCATTGATCATCCACAACACCAAGGCGATCCTCGACAACTGGGGTAGCGACGGCTGGGAACTCGTCCAGGTCGTGACCGGCCCGGACGGGAACGGCCTCGTCGCCTACCTGAAGCGGCCGACGCAGTGA
- a CDS encoding RidA family protein, whose protein sequence is MSGVADGSRSARLEELGIELPPVTLPVANYVPAVLTGGYVYTSGQLPIEAGELLSRGHLGAEVHVEEAAAAARVCALNAIAAAAAVAGGVDALVRPVKVTGFVASAAGFSDQATVINGASDLLGEVFGAPHARSAVGVAELPLGAAVEVEVVFEVGRAAPADNR, encoded by the coding sequence GTGAGCGGGGTCGCGGACGGGTCGCGATCGGCGCGGCTGGAGGAACTGGGCATCGAGCTGCCGCCGGTGACGCTGCCGGTCGCCAACTACGTGCCGGCCGTGCTCACGGGCGGCTACGTGTACACGAGTGGGCAGCTGCCCATCGAGGCGGGGGAGCTGCTCAGCCGCGGCCACCTCGGCGCCGAGGTCCACGTGGAGGAGGCCGCCGCGGCCGCGCGCGTGTGCGCCCTCAATGCCATCGCCGCCGCTGCGGCCGTCGCCGGGGGCGTGGACGCACTCGTCCGGCCGGTCAAGGTGACCGGGTTCGTCGCCTCGGCGGCGGGGTTCTCGGACCAGGCCACGGTGATCAACGGCGCCTCGGATCTCCTCGGCGAGGTCTTCGGCGCCCCGCACGCCCGCTCGGCGGTCGGTGTCGCCGAACTCCCGCTCGGAGCCGCGGTCGAGGTCGAGGTCGTCTTCGAGGTCGGCCGCGCCGCGCCGGCCGACAACCGGTAG
- a CDS encoding Crp/Fnr family transcriptional regulator has product MDESIVRAAPLFAELGDQSYLAVRERMQESTYRRGEEIFREGSPGDRLYIIGAGKVKLGHTAPDGREHLLAILGPGEILGEVSLYDPGPRTATATALAKTTVVELQHTDLLRVLDARPEISQHLLRSLAIRLRRTNNKVSDLIFSDVPGRVSRALLDLGARFGQQTERGLRVTHDLTQEELAQLVGATRETVNKALAEFSSRGWLQLDGRSVVLLDIPKLRRRAR; this is encoded by the coding sequence ATGGACGAGTCTATCGTTCGAGCCGCTCCGCTCTTCGCGGAGCTAGGTGATCAGAGTTACCTGGCGGTTCGCGAGCGGATGCAGGAGTCGACCTATCGGCGTGGAGAGGAGATCTTCCGCGAAGGCTCCCCCGGCGATCGCCTCTACATCATCGGCGCGGGCAAGGTGAAGCTCGGCCACACCGCCCCCGACGGCCGCGAGCATCTGCTGGCGATCCTGGGGCCCGGGGAGATCCTCGGCGAGGTCTCCCTCTACGATCCGGGCCCACGCACAGCCACCGCGACCGCGCTCGCCAAGACCACGGTGGTGGAGCTGCAGCACACCGATCTGCTGCGGGTGCTCGACGCCCGCCCGGAGATCTCCCAGCACCTGCTGCGTTCGCTGGCGATCCGGCTGCGACGGACGAACAACAAGGTCTCCGACCTCATCTTCTCCGACGTGCCCGGCCGCGTCTCGCGGGCGCTGCTCGACCTGGGCGCGCGCTTCGGCCAGCAGACCGAGCGGGGGCTGCGGGTCACGCACGACCTCACGCAGGAGGAGCTGGCCCAGCTGGTCGGGGCCACCCGCGAGACCGTGAACAAGGCGCTGGCGGAATTCTCCTCCCGCGGCTGGCTGCAGCTCGACGGCCGCTCCGTCGTACTGCTCGACATCCCCAAGCTCCGCCGCCGCGCGCGCTGA